In Pyrus communis chromosome 1, drPyrComm1.1, whole genome shotgun sequence, the following are encoded in one genomic region:
- the LOC137748978 gene encoding autophagy protein 5-like isoform X1 produces the protein MDMEAQRFVWGGAIPLQIHLHESDVATLPAPPPALILAPRIGYLPLLASVLKPHFSSALPPRLDAIWFEYKGLPLKWYIPTGVLFDLLCAEPERPWNLTVHFTGYPGNILIPCDGEDSVKWSFINSLKEAAYIINGNCKNVMNMSQPDQVELWRSVLNGNLEAYFRVSSKLKLGTVGEEWAAKNSCSPKSRPNMGETDVSGQVKAGRVPVRLYVWSVGEDFDDLEDAPQIDSWDKVSYINRPVEIQGGEGGRCFTLNDAIKSLLPEYFPDKSLIPEESPTVGEEDEQKVSSEDAIKSDIGAKEEVEKSSEHTKSCNQYDDAEIKLVRIQGIEPKLEIPFFWVANNLLNPEHFLHICVYLKVPQINSMRR, from the exons ATGGATATGGAAGCACAGAGGTTTGTATGGGGCGGAGCAATTCCTCTGCAGATTCATCTCCATGAATCCGACGTCGCCACTCTTCCTGCTCCCCCACCTGCCCTG ATCTTAGCTCCTCGGATTGGGTATCTGCCATTGTTGGCCTCGGTTCTAAAACCTCACTTCAGCTCTGCACTTCCTCCTCGCTTAGACGCCATTTGGTTCGAGTACAAAGGCTTGCCCTTGAAATG GTATATACCGACAGGAGTTCTATTTGATCTTCTATGTGCAGAGCCAGAAAGACCTTGGAATCTCACG GTGCATTTTACAGGATATCCGGGGAACATATTGATTCCTTGTGATGGTGAAGATAGTGTAAAGTGGAGCTTTATCAATTCTTTGAAAGAG GCTGCatatataataaatggaaactgTAAGAATGTGATGAACATGTCTCAGCCAGATCAGGTGGAGCTTTGGCGTTCAGTCTTAAATG gtaATTTGGAAGCCTACTTCCGGGTATCTTCTAAACTTAAGCTTGGAACTGTTGGGGAAGAATGGGCAGCAAAGAATTCATGCTCTCCAAAATCCAGACCAAATATGGGCGAAACTGATGTTTCTGGACAAGTGAAGGCAG GTCGTGTTCCAGTTCGTTTATATGTTTGGAGTGTCGGTGAGGATTTTGATGATTTAGAAGATGCACCTCAGATTGATAGTTGGGACAAAGTCTCTTACATTAACCGGCCTGTTGAGATACAAGGAGGAGAAGGAG GTAGATGCTTCACTCTAAATGATGCAATCAAGAGCCTTTTGCCAGAGTATTTTCCTGACAAATCCTTGATCCCTGAAGAATCACCAACGGTAGGTGAGGAGGATGAACAAAAGGTTTCCTCTGAAGATGCAATCAAGAGCGATATAGGAGCCAAAGAGGAAGTAGAAAAGTCAAGCGAACATACAAAGTCTTGCAACCAATACGATGATGCTGAAATCAAACTAGTCCGTATCCAAGGTATTGAGCCGAAATTGGAGATACCGTTCTTTTGGGTGGCAAACAACTTACTGAACCCCGAGCACTTTCTTCATATCTGTGTGTATTTGAAAGTACCACAAATCAATAGCATGCGTAGGTAG
- the LOC137748978 gene encoding autophagy protein 5-like isoform X2: MDMEAQRFVWGGAIPLQIHLHESDVATLPAPPPALILAPRIGYLPLLASVLKPHFSSALPPRLDAIWFEYKGLPLKWYIPTGVLFDLLCAEPERPWNLTVHFTGYPGNILIPCDGEDSVKWSFINSLKEAAYIINGNCKNVMNMSQPDQVELWRSVLNGNLEAYFRVSSKLKLGTVGEEWAAKNSCSPKSRPNMGETDVSGQVKAVRLYVWSVGEDFDDLEDAPQIDSWDKVSYINRPVEIQGGEGGRCFTLNDAIKSLLPEYFPDKSLIPEESPTVGEEDEQKVSSEDAIKSDIGAKEEVEKSSEHTKSCNQYDDAEIKLVRIQGIEPKLEIPFFWVANNLLNPEHFLHICVYLKVPQINSMRR, from the exons ATGGATATGGAAGCACAGAGGTTTGTATGGGGCGGAGCAATTCCTCTGCAGATTCATCTCCATGAATCCGACGTCGCCACTCTTCCTGCTCCCCCACCTGCCCTG ATCTTAGCTCCTCGGATTGGGTATCTGCCATTGTTGGCCTCGGTTCTAAAACCTCACTTCAGCTCTGCACTTCCTCCTCGCTTAGACGCCATTTGGTTCGAGTACAAAGGCTTGCCCTTGAAATG GTATATACCGACAGGAGTTCTATTTGATCTTCTATGTGCAGAGCCAGAAAGACCTTGGAATCTCACG GTGCATTTTACAGGATATCCGGGGAACATATTGATTCCTTGTGATGGTGAAGATAGTGTAAAGTGGAGCTTTATCAATTCTTTGAAAGAG GCTGCatatataataaatggaaactgTAAGAATGTGATGAACATGTCTCAGCCAGATCAGGTGGAGCTTTGGCGTTCAGTCTTAAATG gtaATTTGGAAGCCTACTTCCGGGTATCTTCTAAACTTAAGCTTGGAACTGTTGGGGAAGAATGGGCAGCAAAGAATTCATGCTCTCCAAAATCCAGACCAAATATGGGCGAAACTGATGTTTCTGGACAAGTGAAGGCAG TTCGTTTATATGTTTGGAGTGTCGGTGAGGATTTTGATGATTTAGAAGATGCACCTCAGATTGATAGTTGGGACAAAGTCTCTTACATTAACCGGCCTGTTGAGATACAAGGAGGAGAAGGAG GTAGATGCTTCACTCTAAATGATGCAATCAAGAGCCTTTTGCCAGAGTATTTTCCTGACAAATCCTTGATCCCTGAAGAATCACCAACGGTAGGTGAGGAGGATGAACAAAAGGTTTCCTCTGAAGATGCAATCAAGAGCGATATAGGAGCCAAAGAGGAAGTAGAAAAGTCAAGCGAACATACAAAGTCTTGCAACCAATACGATGATGCTGAAATCAAACTAGTCCGTATCCAAGGTATTGAGCCGAAATTGGAGATACCGTTCTTTTGGGTGGCAAACAACTTACTGAACCCCGAGCACTTTCTTCATATCTGTGTGTATTTGAAAGTACCACAAATCAATAGCATGCGTAGGTAG
- the LOC137713020 gene encoding MACPF domain-containing protein At4g24290-like — MALKAPAPEAAEIAIASIGRGYDVSTDLRLKYCKGESHTARLIEIDDDGGHEIVLPGGITIPNIPKSIKCDKGERTRFRSDVLSFQQMSEQFNQEISLTGKIPSGLFNSMFDFSGSWQKDAANTKTLAFDGVFITLYTVALEKSQMVLCENVIKAVPSSWEPAALARFIERFGTHIVVGVKMGGKDVIYMKQQHSSTLQPADIQKKLKDMADKRFLDANGRYGMPSEQGYKNGKFEIREQRLRFADTSPSSSYSHKEDILIICKRRGGSEMRNISHNEWLQSVQLEPDVITMSFIPITSLLNGVPGSGFLSHAINLYLRYKPPIEELHQFLEFQLPRQWAPVFSDLPLGPQRKQQSNVSLQFSLMGPKLYVNTSLVDVGKRPVTGLRLYLEGKRSNRLAIHLQHLTSLPNTFQLEDDPNGNFRRDSYDRKYYEKVQWKNFSHVCTAPVESDEDLSIVTGAQLQVENYGIKNILFLRLRFSTVSGATKVKHPEWDGSPGLAHKSGLISTLISHHFTTVQKPPPRPADVNINSAVYPGGPPVPIQAPKLRKFVDTTEMVRGPQETPGYWVVSGARLVVEKGRISLRVKYSLLTVILPDEEELEGQ; from the exons ATGGCACTTAAGGCTCCAGCTCCGGAAGCTGCTGAGATTGCAATTGCATCGATTGGGCGTGGATACGATGTATCCACTGATTTAAGGCTCAAGTACTGTAAAGGGGAGTCTCACACTGCTCGATTGATTGAAATCGATGACGATGGAGGCCACGAGATTGTTCTTCCCGGTGGGATTACCATCCCAAATATTCCCAAATCGATTAAATGCGATAAAGGAGAGCGCACACGATTCAGGTCCGACGTTCTCTCTTTCCAACAG ATGTCAGAGCAGTTCAATCAGGAAATATCGTTGACTGGAAAAATACCCTCAGGTCTCTTCAATTCTATGTTTGATTTCTCAGGTAGTTGGCAGAAAGATGCAGCCAACACTAAGACCCTTGCTTTTGATGGGGTGTTCATCACTCTCTATACTGTTGCACTGGAAAAATCTCAGATGGTACTGTGTGAGAATGTTATTAAAGCAGTCCCATCATCGTGGGAACCTGCTGCATTAGCAAG GTTTATAGAGAGATTTGGAACACATATTGTTGTTGGTGTGAAGATGGGAGGGAAAGATGTTATATATATGAAACAGCAGCATTCTTCAACTCTTCAACCGGCTGATATACAGAAAAAACTAAAGGATATGGCAGATAAAAGGTTTTTAGATGCCAATGGTCGGTATGGTATGCCTTCGGAACAAGGTTACAAGAATGGCAAG TTTGAAATCAGGGAGCAGCGGTTAAGGTTTGCAGATACTAGTCCATCAAGTTCTTATTCACACAAGGAA GACATTTTAATCATTTGCAAGAGGAGAGGTGGAAGTGAGATGAGAAATATATCCCATAATGAATGGTTACAAAGTGTTCAGTTGGAGCCTGATGTGATCACAATGTCATTTATACCAATTACTTCTCTGTTGAATGGAGTCCCTGGGAGTGGATTCTTGAGCCATGCCATAAACCTTTATTTACGAT ATAAACCACCAATTGAAGAACTCCATCAGTTTTTGGAGTTTCAGCTGCCAAGGCAATGGGCACCAGTTTTTAGTGACCTGCCCCTTGGTCCACAGCGGAAGCAACAAAGCAATGTATCTCTACAGTTTAGCTTAATGGGGCCCAAACTTTACGTCAACACCAGTCTG GTTGATGTGGGAAAGAGGCCAGTGACTGGTCTGCGACTGTATTTAGAGGGCAAAAGAAGCAACCGTTTGGccattcacttacaacacctcACCTCTCTTCCAAATACCTTCCAACTCGAAGATGATCCAAATGGAAACTTTCGTCGTGATTCCTATGATCGTAAATACTATGAGAAAGTCCAGTGGAAGAACTTTTCCCATGTCTGCACTGCCCCTGTGGAGTCTGATGAGGATCTTTCAATAGTAACTGGAGCCCAGTTACAGGTTGAGAATTATGGAATAAAGAATATCCTCTTCTTGAGACTCCGCTTCTCTACTGTTTCTGGTGCGACAAAGGTAAAGCATCCTGAGTGGGATGGATCACCAGGCTTGGCACATAAGTCCGGGCTCATATCAACACTAATCAGCCATCATTTTACAACAGTTCAGAAACCACCTCCACGGCCAGCAGATGTGAACATAAACTCAGCCGTTTACCCTGGAGGTCCTCCGGTTCCCATCCAAGCCCCAAAGCTTCGGAAATTCGTTGACACAACGGAGATGGTAAGAGGGCCACAGGAGACTCCGGGTTATTGGGTTGTCTCTGGGGCAAGGCTTGTGGTTGAGAAGGGCAGGATATCCCTCCGTGTGAAATACTCTCTATTGACTGTAATATTACCTGACGAAGAAGAGTTGGAGGGACAGTAG